From Lepus europaeus isolate LE1 chromosome 3, mLepTim1.pri, whole genome shotgun sequence, a single genomic window includes:
- the LOC133755817 gene encoding HLA class II histocompatibility antigen, DR beta 3 chain-like — protein sequence MLCPWLSRGPCLAALTVTLLVLSSYPALARDTRPRFLEQVKHECHFSNGTQRVRYMDRLFYNREEFVRFDSDVGEYRAVTELGRPIAKDWNSRPDLLEDRRASVDTYCRHNYGVGESFTVQRRVVPKVTVYPAKTQPLQHHNLLVCAVSGFYPGNVEVRWFRNGEEEEAGVVSTGLIRNGDWTFQTLVMLETVPQSGEVYTCQVEHPSVTSPITVEWRAKSESAQSKMLSGVGGFVLGLLFLGLGLFVYRRNQKGHSGLQPTGILS from the exons ATGCTGTGTCCTTGGCTCTCCCGAGGCCCCTGCCTGGCAGCTCTGACTGTGACACTGCTGGTGCTGAGCTCTTACCCGGCTTTGGCCAGGGACACCCGAC CCCGTTTCCTGGAGCAGGTTAAACATGAGTGTCATTTCTCCAACGGGACGCAGCGGGTGCGGTACATGGATAGGCTTTTCTACAACCGGGAGGAGTTCGTGCGCTTCGACAGCGACGTGGGGGAGTACAGGGCGGTGACCGAGCTGGGCCGGCCTATAGCCAAGGACTGGAACAGCCGGCCGGACTTGCTGGAGGACAGGCGGGCATCCGTGGACACGTACTGCAGACACAACTACGGGGTTGGTGAGAGCTTCACGGTGCAGCGGCGAG TTGTGCCGAAGGTGACCGTGTACCCTGCAAAGACCCAGCCCCTGCAGCACCACAACCTCCTGGTCTGCGCTGTGAGTGGTTTCTATCCAGGCAACGTTGAAGTGCGGTGGTTCCggaatggagaggaagaggaggctgggGTCGTGTCCACGGGCCTGATCCGTAATGGAGACTGGACCTTCCAGACCCTGGTGATGCTTGAGACAGTTCCCCAGAGTGGAGAGGTGTACACGTGTCAGGTGGAGCACCCGAGTGTGACCAGCCCCATCACCGTGGAATGGA GGGCAAAGTCTGAATCTGCACAGAGCAAGATGCTGAGTGGAGTCGGGGGCTTTGTGCTGGGTCTGCTCTTCCTCGGGCTGGGGCTGTTTGTCTACCGCAGGAATCAGAAAG GGCACTCTGGACTTCAGCCCACAG GAATCCTGAGCTGA